The Lathyrus oleraceus cultivar Zhongwan6 chromosome 5, CAAS_Psat_ZW6_1.0, whole genome shotgun sequence genome includes the window TTTGATAACACTACACATCCTTAAATATGTTTGACTGATGTCAACTACGCAAGGTCAGAACTATAGCTTAAGTATTGTTTCTACTACTAGTCTGGTGCTTTTTGTTTTTACCTAGGTTTTCTTCAGGATGAGTTTGAGCAGGTGTGACCAAGTAAGAAAAGGAATTAGAACTACTACTCAAATTAATCTAGCACGAAAATTAGAAATCTACTTAGCAGATATATGGAACTTACAACGGAATTATCACAAGTAGATATTTGATATATGCTGTGTCTTATAACTTCATATCAACTCAATCAATAGTTAAATTACTAGTACATTGGATGTTGATTGCAATTTTCCTGATATACATATAAATGGCATCTTCTACAGATATAGAGCAGTTACAAGTGCATACTACCGGGGTGCTGTTGGGGCAATGTTGGTTTATGACATTACCAAACGTCCGAGCTTTGATCACATACCTAGATGGTTAGAAGAACTGCGTAACCATGCTGATAAGAATATAGTCATCATTCTTATAGGAAACAAAAGTGATCTTGAGGACCAGCGTGCAGTACCGACAGAGGATGCAAAAGAGTTTGCTGAGAAAGAAGGTTTGTTTTTCTTAGAGACCTCTGCACTGGAAGCAATTAATGTTGAGACAGCCTTTATGACTGTTTTGACAGAAATATTTAACATTGTCAATAAGAAGAACCTGGCTGCTGATGAGAATCAGGGAAATGGCAACTCGGCATCTCTGTCTGGCAAGAAGATTATTATTCCTGGTCCTGCACAAGTCATCCCCGCCAAGAGTAGCATGTGTTGTCAGTAATTCTGAGTTAGTTTATAGTTTGTTTCAATTTACTAGATTTTCATGGCTCTATGTTCCTATCTCCAATTTTTAATGTTTTGCCTCATTTCCAGTGTAAATTTACatcattcaaaatttattttgCCTGACTTGTTGATTTAAGACCAGCAGATTAGAGGCAAATTACAAACTGCTTGTTACAATCCCTAGTGATTTAATAGATGGCTTGGCTGGAATTGGAACATGTTTGTAAAATATTGTCATACCAAATAGCCTAACATAGAGGCTGTTACTGCTATGGCCTGGTTCCCCTATGAATATTGCATGGCTGAACTTGCAGATATAGTTCATTGAAGTTCCAGGTTCAAATCAATCAGCAATGTTAAGAAAACTTGGTACAAGTATTGCACAAGGCAAAACCTGACTGCTTCAATAATGTTAATCAGTCATTCTTCCATCACGTGTTGTCAGTAATATTGACACTGtttgttatatatatataataaattaataaacCCACACATTTATCGTTTTCAAGCAATGTTGGTGAAACTTCCTAACACCATTTTGAATTTGATGAACCTTACTAAAACCAGTCCGTATTGAAGTTCTTTAGAGatttcttaaaaaaataaaaatactcATTTTGGTGTGTTTCATGTGATGTAAACTTCTTCCACACCTCAACGTTTATCCCTTTGCCTTTTTATTTTATCTGAGATGACAAATTTACTCTTGTATATATATTTAAActtttcaaatttttattttttccccTCACTTTTTCAACTGATTCGGTGAACAAGTGAAAGAAGAGATAAGAAAACGGCTCAAAATTCCATACTGGAACACTTGAAAAACATTGATCTGGTTTGTGCATTTTTCTATAACACTAGGCGGtttttgttaattttattttgttCTACACTGGATTATACTTTAATTTGAGTAATTTGGTATGCTATCAGTTTTTCCTAACCAGATTACATCTTTTTGATTCACTCAGTTTGTTGTTTTGGTCTACATCGGATTACATCTTTCTGAATGATTCAATTTATTAATTTGTTCTTCATTGCATTATTTTCGTTTGAGTAATATGATGTGCTTTTTTTATTAACTAGGAAGAAACCCTTGCACGATGTCGGGCGGAATATGATTTGGATGCCCATTTGTTTTcaaattataattaaaataagaagttgaaaaaaaaaattaaattgaaataataataaatatagAATATGGAATATAAACAacaatattaaaaataatatgattaaaagaaATTTATTTTATAGAAGAgaatataattttaaaatatttacGTAATATTTTTAAAACTCTCTTAATTTTTTcatatatttaaaaaataattgataaatttttattatttaatatttaaaataatagTAAAATTATTCTCATTTATAATAATAGTATTTTTTTGCgaatataaaaatatttgaataaataatttattttttcgtatataaatattgtttttattttgatattattTATAATTGAATcaataataaattatttttatatataaaaaCGTTTGACTCGATCATAAAATTATTTCcgtatataaaaatatttaaataaataataaaattattcCCATATATAAATAATTTACTTGTTGATATGTTACTTCCACATATGCAACATTTATTTCCATgtcatttttaattattttatttgatatatatatatatatatatatatatatatatatatatatatatatatatatatatatatatatatatatatatttaaaaagaGTATGAATTATCATACTCGGAACAATTTTTTACTTGTTTAATCTTCATATACAAAATCCAAAAACAACCTAAATGAAGGACTAATCTATCCGATTTCTCAACAATGAATAGCAAAATTATTGACACAAATTCTATTTTTATATATTATTCTCTTGCTTATCGAAATGAAAATACAACCAAGTTTTTATATAGATCCAAGATACTACTATTCTAGGAATTAAAATGCAACTAAGTTCTATTAATAGACCACTAATCTCTTGGCATTTCCACTGCAAGAATTCTTTATCTTTCCACTAACTTctaaattaaaatttatttaaaataacaTTTAAATTTTATTCAACAAAACTCCCTCGTAAACTTAAATGTTTCTACAATCTGCCATACCAATTATCTTCTTGCATTTGTTGAAAAGTACTTTTGGTAGCGGTTTTGTAAAGATATTCGCAGCTTGATCCTGACTTGCCACATTGTAACACCCTTTTTTCTatcccaaaatacttaacatataatcaaagtaaataagcacgcatataaacaaaagggcgtcacatcgacgttttcaaaactaagagctttcaaaaaccaacatcattcatcatcaatatacaatacacctggtcatttaaaataacacatttcaattatcatgaatattcaagcatatgcgttcaCAACGGAAAATAACGAATCtccatgcatttcatcaaatgatccatgtcccataccatgatcatctctcaataatctcttcaattaaacatgttcacaattaataacataaaacgtatacaaatcagatatgagttccatactaccaatctacccagtgttacatgaccagagcattgactcactacttagtctctaaacgaagtaccgcagctctccagctaatctcgagtgagctaccaTCCACTTACTTCAGtgatactactcctgagtatctgcgcgatacccatgtaaaggtaacattcaaacagaaaggatgagaattcaaatcattatgaagaagtattaatcaagcacaatgattaaatcaacaattaaaggaattcgtcacacttcatataaccatgtaaataatattaaacaacatttattccacatgtttcaagcacacataaaaactcaaggagtataatatcCAAATCCAATAGTGTATTCCCAAACATACACATAACgacaattatcacataatcacataatttgccaagttatgtatccaaacatcaccaaattcaattactaTATCTCATACGCACATCACAATTATAacaatgcaaacattcaactatcacatgactctaatgtgactcaatgcaagacatgtgactctatgcatgtggtaccataatgtgaacccaacgtttcaccgctttccgattcaatatctagaatccaagccaccacgtctatttccaattaaggatcaacgtctgctacgcctatttccaattaaggatcaacgtctatttaccacgcctatttccaattaaggatcaacgtctatttaccacgcctatttccaattaaggatcaacgtctatttaccacgcctgtttccaattaaggatcaacgtctgctacgcctatttccaattaaggatcaacgtctgctacgcctatttccgattaaggatcaacgtctatttaccacgcctatttccaattaaggatcaacgtctaataccatgtgaacccacagtttcaccgcttccacaatgaagccggccatgccatgaatgaatgtacaaataccaatacatatgcaaccaagatcatctctaccatcttaacattccacatatcaccataattcaactctatgaatcatacaccaatggtacatatacacattcataacaatatatcattcacaatccaccaatggtacatatacacattcataacaatatatcattcacaatccaccaatggtacataaacacattcataacaatatatcattcacaatccaccaatggtacatatacacattcataacaatatatcattcacaatccaccaatggtacatataaacattcataacaatatatcattcacaatccaacaatggtacatatacacattcataacaatatatcattcacaaatataggctaattatcaactacACACACTTAGATTGCATTTCAAAATAAATACAGCATTTAAATCTCAATTTTCCATTTTTcaaacagtggtaaccggttaacgctcggtgagtaacccGTTACTGTAAAATAGAAttaacagatttttaagcaagtaaccggttaatgctcggtgggtaacccgttactcagtttaacagaatgcagatttttaagcaagtaatcggttaacgctcggtgggtaacccgttactcagtttaacagaatgcagatttttaaggaagtaaccggttaacgctcggtgggtaacccgttactcagtttaacagaatgcagatttttaagcaagtaaccggttaacgctcggtgggtaaccggttactgtaaaacagcatgcaaaattttttgcgtttttcatcgttgcaggactttcggacctccgatttcgattccgtaaaaagctacacgttcagataattatgactcatacaatactctaaatatatgacattaatttacagttttaaccCAATCAAATCACCATAAATTAAGAAcactcatcaaaacctaacaattccgAAACATGCAatttaaggatttcaacctaaacatgttcctacccattgacccgatcatactaacccataataataaggatccccccttacctcttcaattttctggaaaccctagctcttctctttacttttcctctcctctttctctattgccttcaatgatcaaatgagtcctaattctcactctcctcacctcttactatttatattag containing:
- the LOC127082941 gene encoding ras-related protein Rab11A, with amino-acid sequence MASATGYGDANQKIDYVFKVVLIGDSAVGKSQILARFARNDFSLDSKATIGVEFQTRTLVIQHKSVKAQIWDTAGQERYRAVTSAYYRGAVGAMLVYDITKRPSFDHIPRWLEELRNHADKNIVIILIGNKSDLEDQRAVPTEDAKEFAEKEGLFFLETSALEAINVETAFMTVLTEIFNIVNKKNLAADENQGNGNSASLSGKKIIIPGPAQVIPAKSSMCCQ